The genomic region AATCAAGGAAATGgcccaaaaaaaaaaaagaaaagaaaaaatgatcATAATAGCCAAAATTATCTGAACGAGTCAggtaattttaataaaaaattggcTACAAATGATAACGAAAATAAAACAGAGCATTTATCCAACTCTcacaatataataaatgcaAATGAAATAAACGAAGACTCATCTATACTTAATAATGAATTGATAACAAATGTCAAATCTAACATTTTGAAAAGGGAAAAGAATGTAGACCTTGAAAATGGAGAATCTTCTATCAATTTACATgataataacaaattttttaaagagaaatataaacaaataaataccacattaaataaatataaacataatgAAATAGAAGAAGATAATAGCAAAGATGattcttatatttatacattacATAGATTAGATAAATTAACATCAGGGATTGTACtatttggaaaaaataaaaaattttctaCAATATTTTCGGAATATGtgtgtaataataaaataacgaAATCTTATATAGCACGTGTAGAAGGCGATTTTCGagatttaattaaaaagttgattaatgaaaataaaatattaaaaggtgatgataataataacgaagataatgaaataaataaattatttgaagaATATTGCAAAAATAACGGAATAAAAAACGatgatatatatcaatttaATGGTGATTATCCTGGTgattcatttaaaaatgatatatttttgtatcgtaataaatataaaaatgaaaaatataatgataaaaataaagaaatttatttaagaAACTTAATTAattctataaataaaaatagtaaatatatagacgAACTTTTTGATATGTCAAAATTTGAAGATGTCCAGATGAATAATGTTCAAAATGCTGAGTTAGACGCtgaaaatcaaaaaaaaatagacgAAGATTTTGAAATgtatcataaatattttgttatagATTTTGGGTATATGTATTGtgaagataaaaaattgttaaaatatgtttttacaaaatataataaaaaaaattatcaaatttCTAATCAATATTCTATAAAACCTAGTGTAACTAgatttatgtttttatcatataattatcaaTTTAATGAGTCACTTATATTATGTCAGCCAATGACTGGAAGGACCCATCAAATTCGAACCCATCTTAAAAGTTTGTCTTTCCCTATATCAAATGACTCACATTATAATCCAAACTTTGAAAAGAAATACATGACAAAAACAGAAAAATTACATTTTGAAgatcaaaaaaatgttaaaagtaataatatagaaaaatattcatactTTCCACTTATTCCTTTTATGAACACCTCATTTAATTGGCTATACAATGACagtataaatttaaataacatagataatgaagaaagtttaaataattatttttttaaaaatctTAATATTTGTACTTATCATAGTTCAGGTATTTTTCTACATTCATTTAGATATACTTGGGATCAAGTATTCGATATTTTTACTCTTTTTCCAAAGTGgtgtaatttattttatattccaAAATccattttgatatttttgttatatggATGTTTGTCAACAATTAgtcaaaattaaaaaattcgGTGCAAACAAATGCAAAcaaatgcaaaaaaaaacaaaaaaaaacaaaaaaaaacccAAACCCAAACCCAAACATAAGCACGAATTTCCTCCACAAAATagacatattttaaaatgttcATATCTAAATAAATggagaaaataaaatatattaatccTTCTAAGATtaacaaaatgaataacacctttttcaattttttcaattttcaaatttttatcgtgttttaaaattacaaaCAATGTTATGCTTTAAAGCAGGAGTAGCATCTTCAGATAAATCATCCATACTTTCtatcaaattattaaacgaaattttactttttgtatttggattaaataaaaataaagaagagTTACCAGATATTGttgtatcatttttatcactGAGGGAATAGTATTCCCCTTTTGTATTATTCATGAGTTCTATTTCagagtttttttttttcttcttcagattgttattattattacaattatattgaattttataatgaaGCATATTATCATAACTATCAAAACTTACATTTGTTTTTGATGTACTATCATAAAGTAAAGtactttttttgttttgattttgttcataatCAGAAGAAATACCAATTAGATGCAttgtattttctttaaaatttatttctgAATTTTGTCTAAACATAATATCTTTAATACATTTTCCTAAttctttgttttttctGTTTAGATGTGTAATTTCtttgaataaatttttttttttttttttttctaaaagtAATTTACCTTTTGTTattcttaaaatattttccgTTTTTTGTGAATTTTCCTCtaattctttaatttttttttcatttaaattttgtagaagattttttttttctaactCTTTAGTTAGTAACTCTAATATTTCTgctaaatattttatatcaccatttgttttattaattttgtctaaaatattttttctaaaatttcCAAATTCAATATCTTCATGTTTTAAgatatttaattcatttaataagtcatctttttccttttgttctaataatatagatttatttaatttgtcAAGTTCtgaatttaaattttttattttagaTTCATTTACACTTTCTCTCTTTtcaatttcatttttttcatcttgtatttttaaaaataaattttcatttttttctttttccataattagttttttttctgcTATTTCTAATTGATTTTCTATTTctagcatttttttttttaataaattttttttttttataaactgtttttcttttttataaaatattttttctatttcaaaatgttttaatttttcttcttttaaatattcatttattggggctgtattattttttatatcttcttgtaatttttcaaattcttttttgtaaaattctttttcaatttcTAATTGATTTTGTCGATCTAacatatgtatgtataaccctcgaattttatttgtttctctaaattcaaaattattttctttttttttggaatataatttttttctctgTCTATATCCcctttctattttttttaattcatatttattacatatatttgtgtttccaacattttttacatcAAACTCTGAAAATTCATCTTTATATTCATCTTCCttattactatttaaaGATTCAGACAATCctttttcaattatttcttttatttgtttgttttgACAACGtgttgtatttattttggtattttttccatgatttataatttttaaattgtttattatatcataattttctatatcTAAATTATTAACTTTGTATACCTTTTTCCCATTTGTGAGAAAagataaatgaaatatatttttatttttatctttttcattcatattttcttcacattcattttgttttaatgtctcatcattttcatacACTATCTCAAAAtcgtaaatatattttgaacaATTActccctttttttttgttagcAATAAACTCCCCTTTACCttctttattaatttttaaatataactttttaaatccaacatttttttcattttttgataaattcTCTATTGATTTCGATTCAGATAATGATGAATCAGATGAAGATATGTCTTCTTTcagttttttattataatcatttttttctgaaaatttatttttattatttttatttccaagTTGAATAGGACAGTATTTATTCAATAAAGTTGgcttttctttattattacaattttgattattttcacatttgttaatttgtatcaaacttttattatcacttattttattaataatgtgTTCTTTTGT from Plasmodium berghei ANKA genome assembly, chromosome: 8 harbors:
- a CDS encoding pseudouridylate synthase, putative, with the translated sequence MRFFSSFLTIIFILIEISQSFKIMKIVVEKTSGLNAVDKNFKPKYFIKNKLRFVSPYVYTYKLFAKKRWFGKNIVDVLAFEFCAYNTDYFLESIKKGYIKVNNKNITNDYIIKSNDFIEHKLLLFEKPVLYNKIIILYEDENFICVNKVASMPTHPVGSYQYNSLLRILQNYIIQSGKKETENEHDNEIDDVVKIDLNLKKNNFNVLDTIYTQWEERKEKLKLKSSKQILNNDNYEDVNQGNGPKKKKKRKNDHNSQNYLNESGNFNKKLATNDNENKTEHLSNSHNIINANEINEDSSILNNELITNVKSNILKREKNVDLENGESSINLHDNNKFFKEKYKQINTTLNKYKHNEIEEDNSKDDSYIYTLHRLDKLTSGIVLFGKNKKFSTIFSEYVCNNKITKSYIARVEGDFRDLIKKLINENKILKGDDNNNEDNEINKLFEEYCKNNGIKNDDIYQFNGDYPGDSFKNDIFLYRNKYKNEKYNDKNKEIYLRNLINSINKNSKYIDELFDMSKFEDVQMNNVQNAELDAENQKKIDEDFEMYHKYFVIDFGYMYCEDKKLLKYVFTKYNKKNYQISNQYSIKPSVTRFMFLSYNYQFNESLILCQPMTGRTHQIRTHLKSLSFPISNDSHYNPNFEKKYMTKTEKLHFEDQKNVKSNNIEKYSYFPLIPFMNTSFNWLYNDSINLNNIDNEESLNNYFFKNLNICTYHSSGIFLHSFRYTWDQVFDIFTLFPKWCNLFYIPKSILIFLLYGCLSTISQN